ATGACCGCGAGAAGATTCGCGAGCAGCTCTCCACCCAGGAATCACAGAATGCGGGACGTATCCTGGATCTCAAATCGGGCACGGTGAAAAAGGAGGGACATCAGTCTTCGATGAGATTGAGCATGGGCGCCCGTCGCGGTTTTATTTGTCGCATGCGCGTGGGTAATGTCAGCTCCGATTCCATGGTATCGGGACATCTGAATCGCCTGAAGCAGCGCAACTCCCTCGGACCCTCTCGCGATGGCACCAACTTTGCTGTGGTTCATTGCACGGGGTATATCAAGAATTGGCCGCCCACGGATATGTTCCCCAATATGCATATGGAGCGGGATGTAGACGACATGACGTCCCACTGCTGCCTGGTGGCCATCGGTAGGCTGCAGGTCACCTCCACGGCAGCGAATGACATGAGCGGCTCAAACAATCAGAGTGAATTCATCACACGCCATGCCATGGACGGGAAATTCACGTTTGTCGATCAGCGTGTGCTAAACATTCTGGGCTACACCCCAACGGAGCTGCTAGGGAAGATTTGCTACGACTTCTTTCATCCCGAAGATCAGAGTCACATGAAGGAGAGCTTCGATCAGGTGCTCAAACAGAAAGGACAGATGTTCTCTTTGCTCTACAGGGCACGGGCCAAGAATTCCGAATACGTTTGGCTGCGCACCCAGGCGTATGCCTTCCTCAATCCCTACACCGATGAAGTGGAATACATTGTGTGCACGAACAGCTCCGGGAAGACCATGCACGGTGCTCCGATTGACGCCGCTGCGGCCCACACACCtgaacaacagcaacaacagcagcagcagcaggagcatgTTTATGTGCAGGCCCCTGGCGTGGATTACACACGCAGGGAACTCACTCCCGCTGGCAGTGCCACCAATGATGGGATGTACCAGACCCACATGCTCAGCATGCAGGCGCCCacgccacagcagcagcaacagcagcgtcCGGGATCGGCCCAGAACACACCAGTGGGCTATGCCTACGATACAACGCATTCGCCGTACAGCGCAGGTGGACCCTCGCCACTGGCCAAGATCCCCAAGTCGGGCACGTCACCTACGCCCGGGGCGCCCAATGCGTGGGGCGCACTGCGtccgcaacagcaacagcagcaacaacaacagcccgTCACCGAAGGCTATGCGTATCAGCAGACCAGCCCGGCACGGTCGCCGAGTGGACCAACCTACACGCAGCTAAGCGCTGGCAATGGCAatcggcagcagcaacccCAACCGCAGGGACCATATCAGGCAGTaccaccgccgccaccaccGAATGCGCCGGGCATGTGGGACTGGCAGAATGCAGGAGGTCACCCACATCCTCCCCATCCGACGGCGCATCCGCATCATCCGCATGCACATCCCGGGGGACCAGCCGGAGCCGGTCAGCCGCAAGGTCAGGAGTTCTCCGACATGCTCCAGATGCTCGATCACAGTGCACCCACAACATTCGAGGATTTGAACATAAATATGTTTAGTACACCGTTTGAGTAATCCCTACAGTCCTATGCAATCCAATCCCACTCTATCTGCcgcgtctctctctcttgacCATTTCTCAAGTGCAATCTATCGGAAAATTGTTGAAATAATTCAGCCAAAACGCAGACCCATGGTAATCTCGTAAATAGCAATTTAAGTACATAACGATGGGGCACGTACACAAGAATTCCGATATTCGTATCTTCATTTTGTCGGCCCCTCCCTAAACCCCGCTAATTCGCAAAAAGCTAAAGGTATTTGCAATTAAAGAGCACACAAGAGCGATATATATTTATTCAGAGCCTATGAATTCTATACGATTTCTGAAAAGGGCTTCGACTTGGGAGTGAAATTTTCTCTTATCTTCTTTTCTCATTAAGTGCTCCAACCATTATGCAAATTTTCAAGTTCATATGCaacttatatacatatataaatacgTATACAAATCGTAGTCTAATATACAAAAATTGTTAATTTTAAGCAAAAGCACATACAAACCCTCCCCTGAAAAGTATTGCCCTCCAGCGCCAACATTGACACCAATCCAATTCTCCCATTAATTTCGCTCGCTTTCTGCGAATGCAAACAAAAGTATATCACACACACATCTGCATATATTCATTTATAAACAAATTCGCTTAATGTGCAGCTTTTCTTTCGTTTTTAGACGAAAACGTCTGAACTTTCAAGCTCAATACAGTGGCGTTCAAAATTGAATTGCACATACGTACTGGAAACAGAGGCGGCACAAACTACATTGTCAGCTGCAAGACGAATGCACCCCCCCCACCCATTCAATTATGACAAATTAGTTATTAAGCAAAAAAAACTTCAAGAAACAAATTTTTACACAAATCGTTTAGTCGCTAAGTCCACCCCTTTTTTTGTAATTAAGCCACAAAATCAACGATTATGCTTAGAGTTTTGGGGTATTGAGAACAAATATTTCGGTTTTTAATGAAAAATAAACTTAATGTACTACTAACTATTATGGAGGAGAGGACTTATTTTCGCTTTCGCTGCCGCCACAGCTAGGTTTCTGGAGTGCCTTTTTGAAATCGCTGAAACGCTGACGCTTGGCAGGACTATTCGCATCCGGCGAATTCTTGCGCTTCGTTGCACTATCTTTGTCCTCCTCATCACTGGGCTCGCTCTGCTCAGCCTTGATTTGTTCCTCGCGCTTTTTACGGACATTTAGCCAGGCCATCATAGTCTTATTCATGGGTGGCTTGGCCGGTTTTGCGGCCAGCTCGATGGGCTTGTTGCATTCCTCGCTCTTGTTGCGTGAATTGTTCACCAGCTTGGTGACCCGATGCCATTCTAGGGATTTAGCAGGCCGCAAAGTGGCCAAGGCCTGCGAATCGCTTACACGCTTAAAGTCCAGCCAATCCTAGGGATATTACATTATTAATTGCATATAAAATAAAGCATTTTTGTGACTCACGTTCATTTGCTGCTCGGTTTCTAGTATGGCTGGCATTCGGTAGTGCATCCAGTCCATGATTTTGCTGGACTGGAAGGTAATAATACTGTAGCTATACATTTTGTCGCCACTCTCATCCTCCCACACATCAAACAGCCCGGCCATCCGCAGGAGCTTCACATTCGATGGCGTCCAAGTGGTCTTGTCGTAGATCTTGACATCGGTCTCTTGGGGAACAAAGATTAGGTAGGCTTCCCGCTCGGATGGTTTTTTGGCTGGTCCAGCCGTCTGCCATTCGTAGAAACCTTCGCAGAGCACCACACAACGTTGGCCACGCTTAAAGGGTCCTCGATAGAGTTTCGAGTCCATCAGGTGCTCCAGCCGGCAGTTGTTGGTGGTGAGGCCATGCTTGCGGTAGTCGCCCTTGTGCCAGAATGGAATCATGCCCCACATCATGGGCATAACAATGCGAGCGCATTTCTGATCCTCCTGGTCCGAAAAGTGGGCCGCAGAAACCACGACGGGCGTTATATCTGTGGGAGCTATGTTGTAGGATGCCTGGTAGCGTCGACCCAAATTGAATTCCGCGCGCCACTCTGGTGTTTCCATCCCTTTTCTTTCTTCATCCTCTGGCGCGATATCATCATCTTTTTCCTCTTTATGCGCATCAGTTTCCTTCTTGACGCTGCTGTTTTGGTATTTGCAAGCACACAGCACCTGATCTGGATCTAGGGTTCTACCGATTTAGCAGATTCTATTAGCAGATAGCAGACAATTTGTTTAACTTAAAAACTTACAAGCAAGTTCTTCCGCACATGGATTGATACTTCGATAATTCTGGTCATGCAACTCTCGTCGAGCTCGTAAACAAAACACTATACACCTCAATTCGTTGTCGCCAATTTGAACCAATTTTGCCATAAATAAGGAAAAATACAATATCAGCCAGCTGCAGCTGGCTACGACTGCTGATCAAGCACAGTGTGACCGTAGCGGGACTTACGCCCGCGCAGCAAGCACAACAGCTGATTTTTTGAAACAAAATCAGAGTGGCCGGTTGCGgtggtttttatttaatttttttttaagttcacCCAAAATCTGTTTACAGTACAGCCTGGTCTCGCGGTTTTCGAATGCATACCACGCAATAAGACTATAGACTATAAGGCTATAAGACTTCCAGAATAATAGTTGTTAATTGTGTGCGGCATatgaaatgcaaaaaaaaattaattaaacaGAACATTTGATGTTTTCGAAACAAATTTCCAGCTCGTACCTGGTTCCGTACTGGGGAAAGTCCCGTAATTTCGTCCCTTGAGTTGGATAAAATTCGTAGTTGCTCTGTCTCCTTTTCTGTCCAAAAAGTGATCGTCGCCAGCAGCTTTAACGGGTCCCGTTTTGCGTGTCTGTTTTGTAGTGGCGGTAGTAGCGCGCGGCACAGTGTGTCAAATATTGTTTGCGTGTCAGAAAAGAAAGATTCAAAATGAACTTTCTTGGCTGGCCCCGACATAACTATATCGAAAACTatctaaaaaataaaatacatcTATATCAGTAGTAGATGCCAGCCAGCAGAACGaaatatattaaattaaagaataaaataaatacattGTGCAAGGATGAAAATGGTctttgaataataataatagatagatagatatcgCCCTAGTCAAGTGGTAACGACACGACACTATCGACTGTTCCAAAAACCCGGGGTCTTCGGCTCTGGCGTTCGGCTACCGCCGAGGCAGATGTGGAGGCGTGTAGCGGAGACCTATTATACCATATCTAAATACCTATATATCTTTCATTATAATAAATCAAAGCAAACACGcaaactttttttttgttaataatTAGCCGGGCTCTTCGGTAGATATATCGatagaaaattgaaaaattgtGGGATCTATTGAAATTTGGTGTTTGTGGGCTCAAGCCATACGGTCGCACTGCAGGTCAGGAAAAGCTTTTCACTCGACaaaaatttattttcatttcaatttaataatttttgaGTGCTAGTGCATCAAAGCTACAGTAAATTAGATAATACAGCACCATAGCGAAGTATGTTGCCGTGTCCCCACAAATAATACCAACTAACACGCTTGCATGTCAAGAAAACTGTGGACTGTAAACTGCATCACAGTCgcagcaacaccaacaacaataaAATCATCATCGACAGCTTCTTGTGTATATAGGCTATGGAAAATTCGCAATGAACAAAAGATTTCAGCGCAATTTGCAATTGCGTAGCATTCGCATATATGCTATGCATGTGTTTACCCATACAAGTGCAAGACAATGTATATAAGGCGAAGATTGTACAAGAATTCCGCGGCGCCTGTGAATAACGTGCAAAGAACGCGAGAAAAGCATTCGACGCATAAGCTTATAAATAGTGACAAACTACAACAGCACAGCCTACTGTTATTCCCAGCTGCCTGCCCAATCAGCTTGCTCAAAGTTCTCATCCAAGGGAGCTTTCTTTgacaaaaagaaagaaaaaaatcgcACATAGCGTTGCCATATATCCGGGGGGAAAAAGCCCACGACATCCACGAAAAGTTGAAAATTTTCGCGACCAAAAagttaaaaataaatgtttaCTGTTTGTGCTTAATGTTAAAATGGAGGAAAAAAGCTGAAAGAGAAAAGGGAAAACTGCAATTGCCCcctcagccgcagccgcaTTCAACAAAGTGTTAAAAGTAATTTTGCTATGGCTCGCGCTCGATTGTATTGAATAATTTTATTGCTCGGGCCAGCTAGTGGGTGGGGATGAGCGACTCTTTTTATACCTTTcctttttctgttttctgttcgTTTTTCGAAAGACAATGCGAAAAGAAATAAAGAACAACCGTAATCGAGTGGATGAGAAAGCACGGTGCGAAGAAAATACACATataagagtgtgtgtgtgatgtGTGGCGAAACACTGAAAAAAGAAAAGTGCACAGACCGCGAGAAaacaaaagaagaagaagacgatGACTGTCTAGGTATCCCGGGACGTAATgctgcttctccttctccgAAATTGGTTCTTTGTTTTCAGTCTGCGTTTTATTTATGGTTATCTTCTAGCTCCTTTGTATCCTAAATGTCTACAATATATCAATCTCGAACGAATCAACCAAAACCCAACATACACAGCCACTGAACCAACAGCACAAGTCCAAACAATCATCGTCCATCACAATCATCAAAAAGAGGCGTCAAGAGAACCACAGAACCAACACAGAAACCCCCATCTTCTCCTGGGACCTGTCAGCGGGAGAGGCTCTGTATCGTGAAGTGTAGCCCGTGCTGCCGTATAATGAGTCGACATGAAGGTACCACTCCATACCATGCAGATCGATCTCTGACTAAACATACTAAACTATTATGATCTAATCCAGGTGTCAGCTGCGATTCATGTCTCAAGAGCAATTTCAATGGACGCCGCTACAAGTGCTTAATCTGCTATGATTACGATTTATGCGCCGATTGCTATGAGGAAGGCGTCACCTCCACTCGCCACCTGGTCGAGCATCCTATGCAGTGCATACTTACCCGTTCCGATATCGAGCTATATTTCGGCGGTGAGATGTTAACATCGGATCAGCCGCAGAGCTTCACGTGTCCCTACTGCAAGAAGATGGGCTTCAGCGATGCCACGCTGCTGGAGCATGTCTCTGCCGAGCATACGGAGACCAGTCTCGAGGTTGTATGTCCGGTCTGTGCCGGACTACCGGGCGGTGATCCGAATCTAGTCACAGATGACTTTGCCGGTCATCTAACATTGGAGCATCGGCAGGGACCACGCGAGCTAATATCCTTTTTGATATCCTTTTCCAAACACCTACGAATATTCCATTACTTGTAAGCTTTCAGCCCAttcaatttttgttggttGCCCTTAACCTTATAGATAATACGATGAGCCATCTTCCATTCGTCATGGCGGTGGAGTGCGTCGCATCCCTGGACGCACTCTCGGCGGACCACGAACGCGTCGTTCCAATATGCACTTCAGCTCGTCGAGCGGTCTGTCGGCCTTGTCGCCCTCGGGTCGCGAATCGGTTGATCCCATTGCGGAATTGCTCTCTCAGCTGTCCGGCGTTAGACGCGGCGGCCCACCTACGTCGCAATTGCAACAGctacagatgcagatgcagttGGACAGGCAGCAGGTGACGGTAAGACGGAGACAGGGAGACGGAGACGTCCCATCCTCTGGCTCTAtatttctgtgtgtttttgtgtgtataAGGAAATTTCGACTTTTTGGTGCTTTTGTTTTGTGCATTATTCTAGGCATCGCGCCAAATCGATCGACTGCCAAGGCGTGCGCATCCCATAGTCTCAACATCGAATTCGAATGCCGCTATGGCCGAGGTGATCAGCGGCGGCGGAGGCAGTGGTGCAGTTGgtagcggcagcagcaacagcggcagtGGAGGTTTAAGTGGCAGTGGTGTGACCGCACCGCCCAACCTGCGCACCACCGAGTGGCCGGTGACAGCGAGCTTCTCGACATCGGCCAGCAATCATCAGCAGACTCAGTCGAGTCTGGCCGCCAATAGCCTCAATGCCAGAGAAGTAGTTCATCCCTCTAGCCCACATGCCATGAGTGAATTGTCCACTAATCCGCTCTGTCCACTATCATCCTTGCAGGCGGTCGGCACTAGCAGCAGCTCAAACAATGCCCTCGGAATTAGTGTGGGCGTCGGTGGTGCGCCAAATGGTAACGGCGCAAACGGAGCCACTGGCCAGGCGGCTGGTCAGGGCTCGACAGCTGGCGAGGCTTTGTTGTTGGCCCAATTTATGCAGCCCACACTCACAGAGGCTGAGTGGGCGAATGTGGAGCGCAAGCGGGCAGATCGGTGAGTTTTCCGCAACAGTAACACTCTTGTTCTGAGACCTTATTGAACCTCTTTTGTTCTCCGGCGTTGTAGCTCCATGTTTGTGcagtcgctgctgctgtcgaTGCTATGCACAGAGGCCCTGGACTTGAATGCGTCCAATGAAAGCATCGATGGCATGGCAAAGAGTGATAATGTAAATAAggggcaacaacagcagcagcagcaacagcagcagcagcagcagcagcagcaggaggaggacaCTCTGCTGAACAACAATGCCGAtgtggagcagcagcagcaagcacAGCCCGCCATGGTGCGACAGGTGAATCAAATGCAACAGACCTCGCCCGAGGATTTTGTTTGCGATGAGTATCGctataaaaacaaaaaggcCAATACAACACAAACAAGTGGCACGGCAGGAGGTGTcgtcggaggaggaggaggtatCGGTGGTGTTGGTGGTGGGGGAGGAGTAGCCGGAGCAAATGCAGCTACTGGGGGTGCGGTTGGTGGAGCTGGCAGTAAGCCAACAGCTGACAGAGGCATCGAAAGACGCGGCCGTCCGCCACCACCAGAGATGGCCACGGGCTCCCagccgccgcagcagcagcagtccaCGCCCGCAGCTTCCCAGCAGAAATACAAACAGAATGCAAATTCGGCGGcaaacacaaatcaaattcCCGACACTAGGTAGTGCCTCTGATGATCCAGATGATCGATCACCACACCACATAACAGCAAAGATGCATCCACAACACCACATGTAGCTGCAGCAGccacaaaacaacaaaaaatctATCACCACCACTACCACCACCAATCCAACCAGAAGAAGagccacaacagcaacagcaacaagaacTACAAGAAACACAGCCGTATATgtaacaacaaaaacaaccaatcGTAGTAGGGAGAGTAGTGCTGCTGCTCCCCGGAGGCAGGCTCCCAGGAGTTCAAGGAGTTCCCGGGAGTACCGATTCATCTCTAGCAGCTGCCCGACGCATCCGCCGCCGCAGCAATTTCGTCAAATGGAAAACTATAttatgtatcgtttattaaatatattaaaatttatataattataaaaaaaaacaggaTGGAGAGATGTGTGCAGCAAGAAAATTATTGTAATCATTGAATTAATTataatttaaagaaaccacaaaaaacgaaaaataatTGACTTCTGTTCTGGCTTTCCCTCTGACTAAATTCGTAATTAATTTGTACGATTTACGAGACTAGTAGGATTATGGCGTGGCATTTTTCATTCCTTAAATCTTTCCACCTCCACGGGAGGCAAACTCTGGAGATCATAGGCGCTCTGCACTCCTCGCGGTAAAATACAGAAGAGCTGCTCCACCGCCTGCTTGACCTGTTGCTCCGAACAGTACGGATTGGCCATGACAATCTGGTGGGCCATCATCTTGGCTAGTTTCTTAAACAGAAATCGATTGGCAATGAGAGACTCCTGGAGGGGAGCCATCAGGTGCCGCACAATCCACGGGCGAATGCGGAGGATACAGCTGGCCAGCAGTACTTCATCCACCAGATCGATCGAGGGACTTGATATTTGGGCAGAAAACTCATCGTCACTGTCCTCGCCAAAGAGTATGTGGAATTTGTGCCGCAGCCTATCCTCGCACCGCCAGTCGGCCTCCAGCAAGCGAATCAGGCAGGCATTGAGTCGCCGGCGCTGGGCATACAGTTCGCAGGGCCAGCGGCTGGTGCCTAAATTCGTTTCACTGTGCTCTGCGGTTGATACCAAGGGTGAGGGCGCATCTTCAGTGTCGTCTATGCCGGGCAGCTCCTCCAGGATGGCCGATACCTGAAGGTCGTCTGTTGTGCTTTCAATCCCAAAGATTTCATTTAGATCGGTGTTCTCATCGCCAAATAGCAGGGCCATTTCCTTGCCAACTGCATCTTCGTCCTCCACTggctcctgctgttgctgctgctcaaGGACAACACGCTTGTTGCGACGAAGTTGACGACAGCGGCGACACGGGAGTTCATTGTCGGCCTCTGATTTTTCGAGTCGCGCCTGAAACAAATCGATTTTCTGGCGCAGCTCAACGCTGCCGTAATCGTCATCTGCATGGAAATTACTCTGACTGTGACTTATAATATCATTTGATGGCTCGGTGCATACGGTTTGCGTTGCCTTATCGACCAAACATTCGACAGAGTTGGCTGGCAGTGCATCCTCGCCCTCGCTCCCACTCTCGCTACCCATGAGCTTCATGTTGTTCAACAAAACGTTGGCCAGGCGACACTCCTGCGTATTCCTTTGTACGGTGGCTATCTGCGAGAACGGGACCCAAATTGTGTTAGCCAAGCAGCTTGCATACCACCCCAACATCCAGCCTACGTACCATCTTGACCATGCTCCGTTGATAGATCTGAGCAGCCATGCAAGCCTTGACTGCCATTTCCTCTAGCGTGCTCAGGCTCTGGGGGATGCAGGCCCACGCGGTGTTCTTGTGGTGATTCCTTGACTTCTTTGCCCAGGCGCAGACATTCTCCTGCAGCTGCCGCTCCAGGTAATGTACATATTGCTTACGAACCTTTCGATTTGAGGGATTAAATGCAGCCAAACATCAATAATTTTTTCCCATTTACTTACCACCTCTGTGAGCACCACGAAATCATTGTAACCTTCAAATGACATGCTTAATAGCTGCCTAGGACTCTCCACTATACGGCTTTAATTGACTTGGATCATTTTTAAAACGTTTATTACATGCAACGCGAGCTTTTTCCACTCTTGTCAGTTCAGTTTAAAAAGTTATTTAAGCAGGGTGGTTCGCACACAGCTGATTTTTGCAAATTATCGATAACtcctatttatattatttttttttagtttctTGAATTAATTACTTtactaatttttttttattcaattttttttttatttaagaATTATTTTTTCAATCTCACAGGCAGAAATTTTTGTTTATAAACTATAGACTTGTTCATCTTGTCGggctacatacatatacatattaaCTGCTTTACATGCTCTTAGTTAAAGTGCCTATCTATTCGGTGTATAGTATAGTACATACATTTATGTATTATATTAGCAAAAATGTTTAAACATTTAACAAAGatctttctttcttgcagaGCCGCCGGTCCACCTCCACGGAAATTTAGCTCCGTGTTGTTTATTACACCTTTGTTATTTTGAATAACAGCAAAATGAAGCGTGAAGGAAATCtattataaatatatatattagtTTAATTGTGTTTTAAGGGCTACACTTCTGGAGCCAATGCCATAGATTTGGCCTAATTTTGAATATCAATATCCGCATGCTTCCTCCCGTTTGCATTTCGTGTTTTTAGCTAGTCTAGAAACATATTGTCGTCATCAAAGGTGAATACATTGTTGCCGGCCGGGGCGCGATCACTGGGAGAGGGACTTTCGGGCGAATCGATGGTGCTGGCTGAGGTTGAGTTTCCTGTTCCAGTGCCAATTACTGTTCTAATGTTTGAGCCGCTGGCTTGGGAGTCATCCATCCGCCATCCGTCGATCATGGATAGTGGTTCCGCATCGACATCGCTGCCGTCATTCGCCAAGGATTTGCGGCAAATCGGACAAGTACTGTGCAGATTTAGCCATGGCACTATACAATTCTCGTGGTACAGATGGGAGCACGGCAGCTTGCGAACGGTCTCATCTATTTTGAAGTCATCCCAGCAGATCGAACACTGAATCTTTTTCTCTACCTCTTCAGAGGTAATCTGCACATTTGGTATTTCATTGATGCGATTGCTCGACAGTGGCGGAGGTCCTGAGGTCTCCATTTGGTTGAGCATCTGGGTGACAATCGTGTCCAATCCCTCGCGCCCCCATGCATAGTCGCCCGGGTTGCCCATGAAAAACATGCGCGAGTTGCCGGGCACACCGCCCCCGGATGCAGTAACAAACTCTGCAGTGGCGCCGGCCAAGGGCAAGCTTTGCAGAAAGTCAAACAGGACGTTGTCCAGGCGATCCAGATTGGGCGGACGAACACGTCCGCCAGCTGTCAGTCCGACACCGGATGGCGCTGTCAGGGCGTTGTATCCCCCCACGTTTTGCAAATCAGACCGACGACGATTTGGTTCAATCGT
This region of Drosophila miranda strain MSH22 chromosome 2, D.miranda_PacBio2.1, whole genome shotgun sequence genomic DNA includes:
- the LOC108155207 gene encoding aryl hydrocarbon receptor nuclear translocator homolog is translated as MDEANIQDKERFASRENHCEIERRRRNKMTAYITELSDMVPTCSALARKPDKLTILRMAVAHMKALRGTGNTSSDGTYKPSFLTDQELKHLILEAADGFLFVVSCDSGRVIYVSDSVTPVLNYTQSDWYGTSLYEHIHPDDREKIREQLSTQESQNAGRILDLKSGTVKKEGHQSSMRLSMGARRGFICRMRVGNVSSDSMVSGHLNRLKQRNSLGPSRDGTNFAVVHCTGYIKNWPPTDMFPNMHMERDVDDMTSHCCLVAIGRLQVTSTAANDMSGSNNQSEFITRHAMDGKFTFVDQRVLNILGYTPTELLGKICYDFFHPEDQSHMKESFDQVLKQKGQMFSLLYRARAKNSEYVWLRTQAYAFLNPYTDEVEYIVCTNSSGKTMHGAPIDAAAAHTPEQQQQQQQQQEHVYVQAPGVDYTRRELTPAGSATNDGMYQTHMLSMQAPTPQQQQQQRPGSAQNTPVGYAYDTTHSPYSAGGPSPLAKIPKSGTSPTPGAPNAWGALRPQQQQQQQQQPVTEGYAYQQTSPARSPSGPTYTQLSAGNGNRQQQPQPQGPYQAVPPPPPPNAPGMWDWQNAGGHPHPPHPTAHPHHPHAHPGGPAGAGQPQGQEFSDMLQMLDHSAPTTFEDLNINMFSTPFE
- the LOC108155210 gene encoding abasic site processing protein HMCES, coding for MCGRTCLTLDPDQVLCACKYQNSSVKKETDAHKEEKDDDIAPEDEERKGMETPEWRAEFNLGRRYQASYNIAPTDITPVVVSAAHFSDQEDQKCARIVMPMMWGMIPFWHKGDYRKHGLTTNNCRLEHLMDSKLYRGPFKRGQRCVVLCEGFYEWQTAGPAKKPSEREAYLIFVPQETDVKIYDKTTWTPSNVKLLRMAGLFDVWEDESGDKMYSYSIITFQSSKIMDWMHYRMPAILETEQQMNDWLDFKRVSDSQALATLRPAKSLEWHRVTKLVNNSRNKSEECNKPIELAAKPAKPPMNKTMMAWLNVRKKREEQIKAEQSEPSDEEDKDSATKRKNSPDANSPAKRQRFSDFKKALQKPSCGGSESENKSSPP
- the LOC108155208 gene encoding E3 ubiquitin-protein ligase Kcmf1 isoform X1, which translates into the protein MSRHEGVSCDSCLKSNFNGRRYKCLICYDYDLCADCYEEGVTSTRHLVEHPMQCILTRSDIELYFGGEMLTSDQPQSFTCPYCKKMGFSDATLLEHVSAEHTETSLEVVCPVCAGLPGGDPNLVTDDFAGHLTLEHRQGPRELISFLYDEPSSIRHGGGVRRIPGRTLGGPRTRRSNMHFSSSSGLSALSPSGRESVDPIAELLSQLSGVRRGGPPTSQLQQLQMQMQLDRQQVTASRQIDRLPRRAHPIVSTSNSNAAMAEVISGGGGSGAVGSGSSNSGSGGLSGSGVTAPPNLRTTEWPVTASFSTSASNHQQTQSSLAANSLNAREAVGTSSSSNNALGISVGVGGAPNGNGANGATGQAAGQGSTAGEALLLAQFMQPTLTEAEWANVERKRADRSMFVQSLLLSMLCTEALDLNASNESIDGMAKSDNVNKGQQQQQQQQQQQQQQQQEEDTLLNNNADVEQQQQAQPAMVRQVNQMQQTSPEDFVCDEYRYKNKKANTTQTSGTAGGVVGGGGGIGGVGGGGGVAGANAATGGAVGGAGSKPTADRGIERRGRPPPPEMATGSQPPQQQQSTPAASQQKYKQNANSAANTNQIPDTR
- the LOC108155208 gene encoding E3 ubiquitin-protein ligase Kcmf1 isoform X2 yields the protein MSRHEGVSCDSCLKSNFNGRRYKCLICYDYDLCADCYEEGVTSTRHLVEHPMQCILTRSDIELYFGGEMLTSDQPQSFTCPYCKKMGFSDATLLEHVSAEHTETSLEVVCPVCAGLPGGDPNLVTDDFAGHLTLEHRQGPRELISFLDEPSSIRHGGGVRRIPGRTLGGPRTRRSNMHFSSSSGLSALSPSGRESVDPIAELLSQLSGVRRGGPPTSQLQQLQMQMQLDRQQVTASRQIDRLPRRAHPIVSTSNSNAAMAEVISGGGGSGAVGSGSSNSGSGGLSGSGVTAPPNLRTTEWPVTASFSTSASNHQQTQSSLAANSLNAREAVGTSSSSNNALGISVGVGGAPNGNGANGATGQAAGQGSTAGEALLLAQFMQPTLTEAEWANVERKRADRSMFVQSLLLSMLCTEALDLNASNESIDGMAKSDNVNKGQQQQQQQQQQQQQQQQEEDTLLNNNADVEQQQQAQPAMVRQVNQMQQTSPEDFVCDEYRYKNKKANTTQTSGTAGGVVGGGGGIGGVGGGGGVAGANAATGGAVGGAGSKPTADRGIERRGRPPPPEMATGSQPPQQQQSTPAASQQKYKQNANSAANTNQIPDTR
- the LOC108155208 gene encoding E3 ubiquitin-protein ligase Kcmf1 isoform X3 — its product is MSRHEGVSCDSCLKSNFNGRRYKCLICYDYDLCADCYEEGVTSTRHLVEHPMQCILTRSDIELYFGGEMLTSDQPQSFTCPYCKKMGFSDATLLEHVSAEHTETSLEVVCPVCAGLPGGDPNLVTDDFAGHLTLEHRQGPRELISFLYDEPSSIRHGGGVRRIPGRTLGGPRTRRSNMHFSSSSGLSALSPSGRESVDPIAELLSQLSGVRRGGPPTSQLQQLQMQMQLDRQQASRQIDRLPRRAHPIVSTSNSNAAMAEVISGGGGSGAVGSGSSNSGSGGLSGSGVTAPPNLRTTEWPVTASFSTSASNHQQTQSSLAANSLNAREAVGTSSSSNNALGISVGVGGAPNGNGANGATGQAAGQGSTAGEALLLAQFMQPTLTEAEWANVERKRADRSMFVQSLLLSMLCTEALDLNASNESIDGMAKSDNVNKGQQQQQQQQQQQQQQQQEEDTLLNNNADVEQQQQAQPAMVRQVNQMQQTSPEDFVCDEYRYKNKKANTTQTSGTAGGVVGGGGGIGGVGGGGGVAGANAATGGAVGGAGSKPTADRGIERRGRPPPPEMATGSQPPQQQQSTPAASQQKYKQNANSAANTNQIPDTR